Genomic window (bacterium):
TGCCATGTCCACAGGTCGAAATAGGCGGTCGAACAAGAGCATTGTATGATGACGGGCAAGTACGGGCCGTTCTCGAGGGCGTCGACGTCGTCGATGGGGGGTCTATCTTTATGATGGAGGAACAGGTTCTCGTGGGACCAAACCTCGGGGCCGCCGTGGCCGGAGTAGTGCATTATAATGCCGTTAAAACCCTTGAGGAAGTCGGGCTTCATAATCCTGTCGACCCAATATTGGCGCTCGCCGCGGTTCATATAGTCGAAGCTTTTTTTATGCTCATAGTCGGGGAATCGGCGGTTCAACCACTCGATGTTTTCCTTATGGACCTCGAAGCCCAAGGGGGTGTAATTGGTCTCGATGTCTTCGTTGTCGCGCGTGAAGAAGCCGCCCCCCCCCTCGGATTCGGTCTTATCGTCGTTATCCGCGACGAGGATAAGGCGGCTGTTCCACGGACCGTTGGCCGGGTGTCGCTCGTACGCTACGGTTTTTTCCACGATGGCGTCGATGTTATCGTCGAACGGCGCGGAAAGGCGGCCTACGGCCAGGTCCGGAGCGAGGCCGACGCTCATGGCGATGAAATAATTGTCCGAGGCGGAGCGGCCGTTCGACTGCGTATTGACGTAGTAGGTCGGAACCTGGTTGCGGCCGAACTCGCGCCATAGCTTGCGGTCGGTGAAATTGTCGTAGTTGTCTCGATGGTCCTTGTAGGCATCTCCCACCAAAAGGAGATGGTCGGGGAGCTCGCCGCCCGGGCGGTAGATGGCCCTGCGATAAAGGTCCTTTACCAACGACCGTATCGCGCCCGGGTCGTACAATCCCCACGAATACTCGTCGTAGACGTCCGTAACGCGGGCGACGAGTACGTTAAGGCCCGCGGCCCGGCGTAAGTTGACCAACGGCATCACGTTGTCGTAATAACCGTCGTAAACGACGACGATAAGGTCGACGTTCTCGTCGAAGTCGCGCAGCTTCGAGCCCGCGTCCAGATACATATCCCGCGGCGCGCGGTCGGCCGCCGTCGACGACGCGGCAACGTACCAGCACTGGCCCGACGGAACATCGTCCGTGAACCGAAGCGTGTACTCGTTTCCCTCGGCCTTAACCTCGAAAACCGTCAGCTTCCGGCCTCGCGTAACGTCGTAGACTACCAGGTCGTCGGTGGTAAAGCCGGGAACCTCGAAGAGGACCTTGCCGTTCGTACCGGGCGGATTGGAGAAATGGAGATAATCCTGGTACGCGCGGAAGTGCCGCGGGTATTCGAACTCGAAGTGGTCGAGCATTATGAAGTCGATGGGCGCCCGGTCCCCCTTCTCCTCGAAGTAGATATCGTTTTGGCCATCGACGAGGTACGTACTGGGGAATCGGTCGTGGAAGTACGTCTCGTCGTCCGCGGTATATCCGTCTCTTTCGATTATTATATGGTTATTATCCGGGTAGTTTAAATATACGAGGGTATGGTGGGGCCCGTTGCTTTCCGGTAAACCCTTTTGCTCGCGGACCATCATCTGGAAGTACGTCTGAGGCGCGCCCTTGTCGTTGACCGGGTCCTTCAGCGTAAAAGACTTTTCGCGGGATTTCCCGGTCGGGGCGTTGAATACGCGCCAATACCAATATTCGTCTTCTTGCTGTATTTGCGTCTCGGTCTCGGCCACGTCCTGGTTGTCCTCCTCGAGACGGATGCGGTCCCAGAAGTAAGCGGGTTTCGCCCCGCCCGCGGGCGCGACGGCCGAGGGTACCGTCCTCTTCCCGGGCACCGCGTCCGCCACGAGCCAATAGAAATTATACCTCGTGAACCGGTTCTTGGAGAATTCCTGCGAGCCGTTTTCGCCCGGTTCGACGTGTTCGAAGAAGTCGCAGCCGTGGCCGTAGAACTCCACGTAATCACCCGCGTCGAACCGGCCGTCTTCCTGACCGGCCACGTAAATCGGGAGCTCGGTCAGACCCGGCGGCTCGTAGTTGAAATCGCGGGGCAGGCGTTCAGCGGGGCCGGTGAAAAAGCGCAAGTTGGCGGGGTTGAGGGTGTCCACCGGGAAGCCGGCCGTTTTGAGCTCGGCGTACCCCAGCCGGTACAACGCCTCCTCCTCTACCACTACCTTCAACGCCGGTTTATCGGCGAAGGCCGTGGCCCAAATATCGCCGTCCTTGGCGGGAGCGATGCCGCCGGCGAAAGGCCACCGCGACGCCACCTCGCGGTTGAGGACCACGGCGGGGATGACGCGGGTGAAGATGCCGTCCTCGGCGGGGCGCGCGGGGTACCGGGCGTTAGGTCGGCGGACGCCGCCGCGGAACGATACCCGTACGACTACGCTTTTAACCACCCTCAGCGTGGCGGTCGCCGGTT
Coding sequences:
- a CDS encoding C25 family cysteine peptidase; translated protein: MRRAILAVLILGAVAWAAGPEAVAPAPASVPSPAAGPPVAPSPASAGAADRPVTPATVTSGAPGDTSSADVGEVVLLSSGEGGCTFEVTVPEPGVSKVEAGGRRFERYSLPYFAAAGEAGEPELLVRRVRVAAPPEALVSVELERASFDVRTGVNLYPRPRLEVEERHGEQTLEEVFTLDAKAYREGTYPAKLAELEGEDVMRGYRLLSVAVYPYQYQPATATLRVVKSVVVRVSFRGGVRRPNARYPARPAEDGIFTRVIPAVVLNREVASRWPFAGGIAPAKDGDIWATAFADKPALKVVVEEEALYRLGYAELKTAGFPVDTLNPANLRFFTGPAERLPRDFNYEPPGLTELPIYVAGQEDGRFDAGDYVEFYGHGCDFFEHVEPGENGSQEFSKNRFTRYNFYWLVADAVPGKRTVPSAVAPAGGAKPAYFWDRIRLEEDNQDVAETETQIQQEDEYWYWRVFNAPTGKSREKSFTLKDPVNDKGAPQTYFQMMVREQKGLPESNGPHHTLVYLNYPDNNHIIIERDGYTADDETYFHDRFPSTYLVDGQNDIYFEEKGDRAPIDFIMLDHFEFEYPRHFRAYQDYLHFSNPPGTNGKVLFEVPGFTTDDLVVYDVTRGRKLTVFEVKAEGNEYTLRFTDDVPSGQCWYVAASSTAADRAPRDMYLDAGSKLRDFDENVDLIVVVYDGYYDNVMPLVNLRRAAGLNVLVARVTDVYDEYSWGLYDPGAIRSLVKDLYRRAIYRPGGELPDHLLLVGDAYKDHRDNYDNFTDRKLWREFGRNQVPTYYVNTQSNGRSASDNYFIAMSVGLAPDLAVGRLSAPFDDNIDAIVEKTVAYERHPANGPWNSRLILVADNDDKTESEGGGGFFTRDNEDIETNYTPLGFEVHKENIEWLNRRFPDYEHKKSFDYMNRGERQYWVDRIMKPDFLKGFNGIIMHYSGHGGPEVWSHENLFLHHKDRPPIDDVDALENGPYLPVIIQCSCSTAYFDLWTWQEGDPLDFGQSISEYILQAPRNAGVAALGSTRLGTEGGQHDFLQSFYGYVFPNKRARANGVTVGEAHLVGKVESGGAIRDMFVLLGDPSLTLATPRPGLKLTPHKTRVKRGEKLNVVGTLPGNFNGKAVVQLFDRPWYFYDADDLKKDIFRERLLTAAEVEVVNGRFEAALVVPTVPVNPTPSFDAGPAVAVGEAASAMAVPAAADSAAAAAADGAPPAPAVASPYRFSSLAPVAEDGVIYVKGLAYGAGFRQVYVCNEAVTVNVVGEVSSGDKVGPDIDIYLNDYSFRSGDPTGPNPTLLVDVRDENGVLIARNLEAIDKDAGEKTFVPFYARLSKSGGAEPTVLDLTYYYKAEVGDYRAGSVEKKIPLADGLNNVAVTAHDNLGNKSERKIQCVVSGALGLADIMNCPNPFRDDTYFTFVSSSDIDSLVIKIYTATGRLIQKLETGGLPAGYNQIRWDGLDGDGDRIANGVYFYKIIARAGGQKIVARQKMFKLR